A genomic segment from Ancylothrix sp. D3o encodes:
- a CDS encoding EAL domain-containing response regulator — MKKNQIAGALGNILIVDDTPANLRLLGEFLMPLGYTVHQALNGEAALQIAETVKPDLILLDIMLPVLNGYQVCNRLKVNPATAEIPVIFLSHLDKSLDKVKAYEVGGVDYISQPFIANEIVNKVKIHLELKAAKQEIAWLKNELVAQKQKYEENLKLALDKVSALHSDRLTGLPNREFFTEFLQTALNCLKTKQGYQFSLLVVDCDRFNILNNSLGAKIGDKLLKGIVKRLKNCLNQTDILARIDEDKFGILLTDTKEGTQATEMAKQIQAAVTHPFYLQGYEVFMSVRIGVVVGNENYYQPEHLIRDADTALARSRQIGKDYYQIFDQTMKEIDSEFFQIETELRRGIKQQEFVLHYQPIIALKTGRIAGLEALVRWQHPLRGLLPPAEFISIAEETGLIDDIGKWVLREACHQLTVWQKAGLADSSLTMSVNLSARQFNQPDLIDQIDEVFAETKLNPHCLKLEITESAIMENTQAAAKVLQQLREREIQLSLDDFGIGYSSLSYLHSFPVDTIKIDKSFVGCLEDNDKNLGLVPAIMCIAKTMGMSVIAEGIESSEQLKYLRNLKCDYSQGYLFSRPLEPTKVIELIGASPRW; from the coding sequence ATGAAAAAAAATCAAATAGCCGGGGCACTGGGTAATATTTTAATCGTTGATGATACGCCGGCAAATTTGCGATTACTAGGGGAATTTTTGATGCCGTTAGGTTACACAGTTCATCAAGCGCTTAACGGAGAAGCGGCTTTACAAATTGCTGAAACGGTCAAGCCAGATTTGATTTTACTTGATATTATGTTGCCTGTTCTCAATGGCTATCAAGTGTGCAACCGTTTGAAAGTTAATCCGGCCACCGCAGAAATTCCGGTAATTTTTTTAAGTCATTTGGATAAAAGTTTGGATAAAGTCAAGGCTTATGAAGTTGGGGGAGTGGATTATATCAGCCAGCCTTTTATTGCTAATGAAATTGTCAATAAAGTTAAAATTCACCTAGAATTAAAAGCAGCAAAACAGGAAATTGCCTGGTTAAAAAATGAACTGGTGGCGCAAAAACAAAAGTATGAAGAAAACTTAAAATTAGCCTTGGATAAAGTGAGTGCTTTGCACTCTGATCGGCTCACCGGCTTACCCAATCGAGAGTTTTTCACTGAATTTTTGCAAACGGCTCTCAATTGCCTTAAGACAAAACAAGGATATCAATTTTCGCTATTAGTTGTTGATTGTGACCGTTTTAACATTCTCAATAATTCTCTAGGCGCTAAGATAGGAGATAAACTGCTTAAGGGTATTGTAAAGCGCCTAAAAAATTGTTTAAATCAAACCGATATTTTAGCGAGGATAGATGAAGATAAGTTTGGAATTTTACTAACTGATACGAAAGAAGGCACCCAAGCAACCGAGATGGCAAAGCAAATTCAAGCCGCAGTCACTCATCCTTTTTACCTGCAAGGTTATGAAGTTTTTATGAGTGTCCGTATTGGGGTTGTTGTAGGAAATGAAAACTATTATCAACCCGAACATTTAATTAGAGATGCGGATACTGCATTAGCTCGCTCTCGACAAATTGGTAAAGATTATTATCAAATTTTTGATCAAACAATGAAAGAGATAGATTCGGAATTTTTTCAAATAGAAACAGAGTTACGCCGGGGGATTAAACAACAAGAATTTGTATTACATTACCAACCGATTATTGCCTTAAAAACAGGTCGGATTGCCGGTTTAGAAGCGTTGGTAAGGTGGCAGCATCCACTGCGGGGTTTATTGCCACCGGCAGAATTTATTTCGATAGCCGAAGAAACCGGTTTAATTGATGATATTGGTAAGTGGGTGTTGCGAGAAGCTTGCCACCAGCTTACTGTCTGGCAAAAAGCGGGACTTGCTGATTCTTCTCTTACTATGAGCGTAAATTTATCGGCGCGACAATTTAATCAACCGGATTTAATTGATCAAATTGACGAAGTTTTTGCAGAAACTAAACTGAATCCCCACTGCTTAAAATTAGAAATTACCGAAAGCGCCATTATGGAAAATACCCAAGCGGCAGCTAAGGTTTTGCAACAACTAAGAGAGCGAGAAATTCAATTAAGCCTTGATGATTTTGGAATTGGTTACTCTTCACTTTCTTATTTGCATTCGTTTCCGGTGGATACCATTAAAATTGATAAATCTTTTGTAGGTTGTTTGGAGGATAATGATAAAAATTTGGGCTTAGTGCCGGCGATCATGTGTATTGCAAAAACAATGGGAATGAGTGTGATTGCCGAAGGAATTGAAAGCAGCGAACAATTAAAATATTTGAGAAATTTAAAATGTGATTATTCGCAAGGATATTTATTTTCTCGACCGTTGGAACCGACAAAAGTGATTGAATTAATAGGGGCTTCTCCGCGATGGTAG
- a CDS encoding response regulator — protein sequence MNSHSTTPLKASILIADDTLDNLRLLSDILTQKGYKVRGVRKGERVISAAELSAPDLILLDILMPEINGYEVCRQLKASPKTRDIPVIFLSALKDTSEKVKAFAVGGVDYITKPFQIEEVLARVENQLHLKLLQKQLSEQNSRLQQEIRERQLLEDKLHSSETEIRAFFEAMNDVVLILNTQEGNLKVAPTNTARFYPPEVDILSLTIEQFFLEEKAPIFKSQVERALAEQKLVNFEYSLEAAGEKFWFTASITPTSENTVTWVARDIRDRKKVEAALRHSEKRFRSLVENIPGVIYRCACDGDWTMQFISDAVEEISGYPANDFIKNKVRSWASIIHPDDRLNVQISINKSVEIRQAFVLEYRIIHACGSIRWVYEKGQASFQSDNLLCLDGAIFDITERKQQEQALQLIVEGTAAQTGLEFFRSCVRYLAIVLRVRYALVSQRIYQTTKVRTLAFWTGETWSDDVEYELASTPCEKVLAGQCCYYPDSVQKRFPEDQELIDLGVESYLGIPLLDSTGQILGHLSVMDTKPMINDTNQQLILRIFAARAGAEIERKLAEQALEHRAKMDSYLSNISRAFLDREFESALNFILKILAEATGGERSYLIRYSESQIHWSVTHEWYAETVSPAAPILQNISIYAAPWIYNQLSNKTLINIPKVANLPPEANADRSILEKLSIQSLINIPLLHRNELIGCLGVDAVRTPKAWSEQEINLLKVAGEIITIALARHEAELAQQHAAEAALAANKAKSEFLANMSHELRTPLTAILGLSEALRDEVFGPLTTKQHQKLATIEQSGQHLLELINDVLDLAKIESGKMDLQLANTDILGLCQASLAFVRQQAYQKQIKLSSQISPHIKQVELDERRIRQVLINLLSNAVKFTPEGGQVWIEVNGNLEQEVLNFTIADTGIGISAENITKLFKPFVQLDSSFTRRYAGTGLGLALVRQVVELHGGSVSLESEVGQGSRFTVSLPWKLETKKSLAEPANYGNLSINLNQVLIVEDSPPAAEQIALYLSQLNVKHCEIHPLGTGTIEEAIKINPDAIILDLQLPDRSGWDVLAQLKTEPRTQNIPILIVSVADEPAKIKQYTGPCEYLLKPFSAYQFQIALRKLLAVTTPLKTPLPAPQNNTPLILLAEDNEANISTIVEYLEIRGYRLATAFNGVEAVQMTQHLKPDLILMDIQMPEMDGLEATRLLRASPELAKTPIIALTSLAMPGDREKCFEAGVNEYLAKPVSLKKLAETIAQQIAASQTLPQSQL from the coding sequence ATGAACAGCCACTCTACCACTCCTCTAAAAGCCAGTATCCTGATCGCGGATGATACCCTAGATAATCTGCGTTTGCTATCCGATATCCTCACACAAAAAGGTTATAAAGTCCGGGGAGTTCGCAAAGGCGAAAGAGTAATATCTGCTGCGGAGTTATCGGCTCCTGATTTAATTTTATTGGATATTCTCATGCCAGAAATTAATGGCTATGAAGTGTGCCGGCAACTCAAAGCTTCTCCAAAAACCCGTGATATACCCGTAATTTTTTTAAGTGCTTTAAAAGACACCAGCGAGAAAGTTAAAGCCTTTGCAGTGGGCGGTGTAGATTACATTACAAAACCCTTTCAGATAGAAGAAGTTTTAGCGCGAGTAGAAAATCAGTTACACTTAAAATTGTTGCAAAAACAACTCAGCGAACAAAACAGCCGGTTGCAGCAAGAAATTCGGGAACGGCAATTACTGGAAGACAAATTGCATTCTTCCGAAACAGAAATCCGGGCTTTTTTTGAAGCGATGAATGATGTTGTCTTAATTTTGAATACCCAAGAGGGAAATCTGAAAGTTGCCCCAACCAATACGGCGCGATTTTACCCGCCAGAAGTTGATATTTTAAGCTTAACAATTGAGCAATTTTTTTTAGAAGAAAAAGCTCCTATTTTTAAAAGCCAAGTAGAGCGAGCTTTAGCCGAGCAAAAACTTGTTAATTTTGAGTACAGTTTGGAAGCCGCTGGCGAGAAATTTTGGTTTACAGCCAGCATCACCCCTACTTCCGAAAATACAGTTACTTGGGTAGCGAGAGACATTCGAGATCGCAAAAAAGTAGAAGCCGCCTTGCGCCACAGTGAAAAGCGATTTAGAAGCTTAGTAGAAAATATACCAGGGGTGATTTATCGCTGCGCTTGTGATGGAGACTGGACAATGCAATTTATCAGCGATGCGGTTGAAGAAATCAGCGGTTATCCAGCCAATGATTTTATTAAAAATAAGGTAAGGAGTTGGGCAAGTATCATTCATCCAGACGACCGATTAAATGTACAAATTAGCATTAATAAATCTGTTGAAATTAGACAAGCTTTTGTTTTAGAATACCGCATTATTCACGCCTGCGGCAGTATTCGCTGGGTTTACGAAAAAGGTCAAGCTTCTTTTCAATCAGATAATTTACTCTGTCTTGATGGAGCAATTTTTGATATTACTGAACGCAAACAACAAGAACAAGCATTGCAATTAATTGTCGAAGGCACCGCCGCACAAACAGGCTTAGAATTTTTCCGCTCTTGCGTTCGCTATTTAGCCATTGTTTTGCGGGTGCGTTATGCGCTTGTCAGCCAGCGAATATATCAAACTACAAAAGTTCGCACTTTAGCATTTTGGACGGGTGAAACTTGGAGCGACGACGTGGAATACGAACTTGCAAGCACCCCTTGTGAAAAAGTTTTAGCCGGCCAATGTTGTTACTATCCTGATAGCGTTCAAAAAAGATTTCCCGAAGATCAAGAATTAATTGATTTAGGAGTGGAAAGCTATTTAGGAATTCCCTTGCTAGACTCCACCGGCCAAATTTTAGGTCATTTATCTGTAATGGACACCAAACCTATGATCAACGACACCAACCAGCAGTTAATTCTCCGAATTTTTGCCGCCAGAGCCGGTGCAGAAATTGAACGAAAATTAGCAGAACAAGCGCTTGAACATCGAGCCAAAATGGACAGTTATCTTAGCAATATATCCCGCGCTTTTCTTGATCGAGAATTTGAAAGTGCCCTCAATTTCATCCTCAAAATTTTAGCAGAAGCCACCGGCGGCGAACGCAGTTATTTAATTCGCTATTCCGAGAGTCAAATTCATTGGAGTGTCACCCATGAATGGTATGCAGAAACAGTTTCCCCCGCCGCGCCAATTTTACAAAATATCTCTATTTATGCAGCCCCTTGGATTTACAATCAACTGAGCAATAAAACCCTGATTAATATTCCCAAGGTTGCCAATTTACCTCCCGAAGCCAACGCAGATCGCTCAATTTTAGAAAAACTCTCCATCCAATCTTTAATTAACATTCCCCTCCTCCACCGAAATGAACTAATCGGCTGCTTAGGAGTAGATGCAGTGCGAACGCCGAAAGCTTGGAGTGAACAAGAAATTAATTTGTTAAAAGTTGCCGGTGAAATTATTACAATTGCCCTTGCTCGCCACGAAGCCGAACTTGCCCAGCAACACGCCGCCGAAGCCGCCCTTGCTGCCAACAAAGCCAAAAGCGAATTTCTTGCCAATATGAGCCACGAACTCCGCACACCGCTAACAGCAATTCTCGGTCTTTCTGAAGCCTTGCGCGATGAAGTTTTTGGGCCTTTAACCACTAAACAACATCAAAAATTAGCAACCATTGAACAAAGCGGCCAACACTTATTAGAACTCATTAATGATGTTCTTGATTTGGCCAAAATTGAATCAGGAAAAATGGATTTACAATTGGCAAATACCGATATTTTAGGTTTATGCCAAGCCAGTTTAGCCTTTGTAAGGCAACAAGCCTATCAAAAACAAATTAAACTCAGTTCGCAAATTTCTCCTCACATCAAACAAGTAGAACTAGACGAGCGCCGCATTCGCCAAGTGCTGATTAATTTACTTAGTAATGCCGTAAAATTTACCCCCGAAGGCGGCCAAGTTTGGATAGAAGTTAATGGAAATTTAGAACAAGAAGTTTTAAACTTTACCATCGCTGACACCGGCATTGGTATTTCCGCCGAAAATATTACCAAACTTTTTAAACCTTTTGTACAGTTAGATAGTTCCTTCACGCGCCGTTATGCCGGCACCGGCTTAGGTTTAGCATTAGTGCGGCAAGTCGTAGAATTGCACGGCGGTAGTGTCTCTCTCGAAAGTGAAGTCGGGCAAGGAAGCCGGTTTACAGTATCTTTGCCCTGGAAATTAGAAACCAAAAAATCCTTAGCTGAACCGGCCAACTATGGCAACTTATCTATTAACTTAAATCAGGTTTTAATCGTAGAAGATTCTCCCCCCGCCGCCGAACAAATCGCCCTTTATTTATCACAATTAAACGTTAAACACTGCGAAATTCATCCCTTGGGAACCGGCACAATAGAAGAAGCCATAAAAATAAATCCAGATGCAATTATTTTAGATTTACAACTACCTGATCGCTCCGGTTGGGATGTTTTGGCACAACTCAAAACCGAACCTCGCACCCAAAACATTCCCATTTTGATTGTTTCCGTCGCCGATGAACCGGCCAAAATTAAACAATATACCGGCCCCTGTGAATATTTACTCAAACCTTTTTCTGCCTATCAATTCCAAATTGCTTTACGCAAATTATTAGCCGTAACAACACCTCTAAAAACCCCTTTACCCGCTCCTCAAAATAACACGCCTTTAATTTTACTTGCCGAAGATAATGAAGCAAATATTAGTACAATTGTTGAATATTTAGAAATCCGAGGTTATCGTCTGGCAACCGCTTTCAACGGTGTAGAAGCAGTGCAAATGACCCAACATTTAAAACCTGATTTAATATTAATGGATATTCAAATGCCAGAAATGGATGGTTTAGAAGCAACCCGCCTTCTTCGCGCCAGTCCAGAACTTGCCAAAACGCCGATTATTGCCCTCACTTCCCTTGCCATGCCAGGAGATCGGGAAAAATGTTTTGAGGCGGGAGTGAATGAATATCTCGCCAAACCTGTAAGCTTGAAAAAGTTAGCTGAAACAATCGCTCAGCAGATTGCTGCTTCCCAAACTCTCCCTCAATCCCAACTTTAG
- a CDS encoding PleD family two-component system response regulator, producing MENQPTQTNNRKLRLLVIDDEESIFEVIEGLLFREGYEFTYLPSGIEALTKIDEIQPDVILLDLMMPEMDGIETCQKIKFNERWRPIPIIMVTALSSKEDLARCLEAGADDFLSKPINSIELRARVRSMLRIKLQYDALAATQQLRTLNLFNAFLN from the coding sequence ATGGAAAATCAACCTACTCAAACCAACAATAGAAAACTCCGCCTTTTGGTTATTGATGATGAAGAAAGCATTTTTGAAGTCATCGAAGGATTGCTTTTTCGAGAAGGATATGAATTTACCTATCTTCCCAGTGGCATCGAAGCCTTAACCAAAATAGATGAAATTCAACCCGATGTAATTTTACTCGATTTAATGATGCCAGAAATGGATGGCATCGAAACTTGCCAGAAAATAAAATTTAACGAACGCTGGCGTCCGATTCCAATTATTATGGTAACAGCTTTAAGTTCCAAAGAAGATTTAGCTCGTTGTTTAGAGGCGGGGGCTGATGATTTTTTATCCAAACCGATTAATAGCATCGAACTCCGAGCACGGGTTCGCTCAATGTTGCGAATTAAACTTCAATATGATGCCCTCGCTGCAACTCAGCAATTGCGAACTTTAAATCTTTTTAATGCTTTTTTGAATTAA
- a CDS encoding CatB-related O-acetyltransferase encodes MTANFGPNPNKPYPMADQRRVCFIKNFIKSPLIIVGDYSYYDDPIDPENFEKNVLYNYGPDKLIIGKFCAIATNVKFIMNGANHKLDGISTYPFPIFGQGWETAMDKLIALPSRGDTVIGNDVWIGYESVIMPGVCIGDGAIIAAKSVVVSDVPAYTVFGGNPARKIKQRFSDSQIETLLKIRWWDWEIEKITRNIPIIMEGDIQALMKAE; translated from the coding sequence ATGACAGCAAATTTCGGCCCCAACCCCAATAAACCCTATCCAATGGCAGACCAACGGCGCGTCTGTTTTATCAAAAATTTTATAAAATCCCCGCTTATTATTGTCGGGGATTATTCCTACTATGACGATCCCATTGACCCCGAAAACTTCGAGAAAAACGTCCTCTACAACTACGGCCCCGATAAATTAATTATCGGGAAATTTTGCGCCATTGCTACAAATGTTAAGTTTATTATGAACGGCGCAAACCACAAACTTGATGGCATTTCTACTTATCCATTTCCAATTTTTGGGCAAGGTTGGGAAACAGCTATGGATAAATTAATTGCCCTGCCAAGTCGGGGGGATACGGTGATTGGAAATGATGTTTGGATTGGCTATGAATCTGTAATTATGCCCGGAGTTTGTATCGGTGACGGCGCGATTATTGCCGCAAAATCGGTGGTTGTTAGTGATGTGCCGGCTTATACGGTTTTTGGTGGCAACCCAGCCCGCAAAATTAAGCAGCGGTTTAGCGATTCCCAAATAGAAACTTTGCTAAAGATTCGCTGGTGGGATTGGGAAATAGAAAAAATTACTCGCAATATTCCTATTATTATGGAGGGAGATATTCAAGCTTTGATGAAAGCTGAATAA
- a CDS encoding RecQ family zinc-binding domain-containing protein has protein sequence MMRGYAELGNCRREYLLNYLGENLGRPCGNCG, from the coding sequence ATGATGCGTGGTTATGCAGAGTTAGGTAATTGCCGCCGTGAGTATTTGCTTAATTATTTGGGGGAAAATTTAGGCCGGCCTTGTGGGAATTGCGGCTGA
- a CDS encoding DUF6335 family protein yields the protein MADKEKKAAPTTENEQDYGDLPQGITESYGTGVKEEPAMNGARRMRKEMAQYNSLGPELTGGDIDAAWDQANVGDEAVGGTVATPDQNVVEELAAAVGLEIDDRTDLRTIDMLDERDDNRWELDPMASEDYEERRD from the coding sequence ATGGCAGATAAAGAAAAAAAAGCTGCACCGACAACAGAAAATGAACAAGATTATGGGGATTTACCGCAAGGAATTACTGAGTCTTATGGCACCGGCGTTAAAGAAGAACCGGCCATGAATGGTGCCCGCAGAATGCGAAAAGAAATGGCTCAATATAATTCCCTGGGCCCAGAATTAACCGGCGGCGATATTGATGCAGCTTGGGATCAGGCAAATGTGGGGGATGAAGCGGTTGGCGGAACTGTTGCAACACCGGATCAAAATGTAGTTGAAGAATTAGCAGCGGCGGTGGGTTTAGAAATCGATGATCGCACTGATTTGCGTACCATCGATATGTTAGATGAACGCGACGATAATAGGTGGGAATTAGACCCAATGGCTTCGGAAGATTACGAGGAACGCCGGGATTAA